In one Nitrospira sp. CR1.1 genomic region, the following are encoded:
- a CDS encoding AsmA family protein, translating to MNHLIVPPSPARIGRLLVLMVFLLVILCVGAVLVLPWLVNRPAGMAALLQEVEERTGHRVSIEQSDVRIFPSPRLTLRGPRLYGSASTLPLVLAERVEVALQWLPLLEGRIVARDLVIDRPRVTIHRWPNGNWSLGKEPSPDTASDSARPFAWLQVVRNLLVVQGMVSLVDESAPAPTPLDIIVTQGALASEMMGRRARLHLSGEVPQEGGRAAFLWEGSIAHNDEGGEIQAEGDLRIHQVNLRHLLSSWIGAGRISDGFSQPAQLTAHLRWMPGAAGSDLLADDVRAELADVSLQGAGSVLGIGTAQARFSSTLSASPVTAARLVSELPSAWISNQLRAQFAEHGVEGVITLQSLSFAGDIGPAAQPRINGLLTVRNGRFTLGPQYPPVEGLSVSMMYDADQLRITEVRAQCGPVRLTGQDLLITQWLTDPHIDANIRGAAPVDGLVETVRHLDEFPLLRDLVADVEDAVGNVEMIAHVMGRPLSGQPLALADADLWLQRGGGRSASLPMPVRQVDAHVTVTPTLVAIERLDGWLGPAAFQTHGSVTMVDGKAYSDVTLAMTADASELQSWWTTRSEGAFIPEMDGVIHLRAAVTGGIGHPRITGRVDLRRAGVRLQNWLTKPLQAPAAIDFEGQLSQDNRLVVRHVGLGFPPVMITGSGTIELGGEREFSAHVSSGRVVVGRLPKGIVLGPLRAGTLDATLDMEGRMNDRASWRTSGQVKFDEGTVKVETLDEPIRDAFVTLRFDHDLMHIPRMAFHVGASDLRISGSIAQWADHPHARLVVESSQIDLASFGMSRSRQPRTTGHRSSDPQWTGATLNAFLFADHVYYKKFLLTDLSTKITWENELLSVERISGDTNEGQLAGQVKIRTNNGQMAQARSIFRASGLPIERILAPFQEKPVLSGWLTTSGKVQAEFERGALRPAALTTRQPLQILVQDGHMHQVPVLSTLLSLLNLPAVLQGQVDLEKEGMPFDRLKLAGSINNGVIRAKEFLLDSPVLKISGTGRYDIVADEFDMVLATSPLGSYSAILKRLPLFGQLLSGDRQGFDTAVFELKGSANQPQLRYLPTESLMTGVKGTAQLAFDILVNAITLPQKAFSIAEEGATGGEEEGEEEF from the coding sequence ATGAACCACCTTATCGTCCCGCCGTCACCAGCACGAATAGGCCGGCTGCTCGTGCTCATGGTGTTTCTGCTGGTGATCCTCTGCGTGGGTGCGGTCCTGGTGTTGCCCTGGCTCGTGAATCGTCCGGCGGGCATGGCGGCATTGCTTCAGGAAGTCGAGGAGCGGACGGGGCACCGGGTCTCGATTGAGCAATCGGACGTTCGCATCTTTCCATCACCCCGGCTGACACTGAGGGGGCCCCGGCTGTACGGCTCCGCATCCACCCTGCCGCTGGTGCTCGCGGAACGGGTAGAGGTCGCGCTGCAGTGGTTGCCGCTCCTGGAAGGACGAATCGTCGCCAGAGATCTCGTCATCGACCGGCCTCGTGTGACCATTCATCGATGGCCGAACGGGAACTGGTCTCTCGGCAAAGAGCCGTCCCCCGACACCGCTTCTGATTCGGCCCGGCCGTTCGCGTGGTTGCAGGTCGTCAGGAATCTGCTCGTGGTTCAAGGCATGGTGAGCCTCGTCGATGAATCTGCGCCCGCACCCACGCCGCTGGACATCATCGTGACGCAGGGCGCGTTAGCGAGTGAAATGATGGGACGGCGTGCGAGGCTGCATCTTTCCGGAGAGGTCCCGCAAGAAGGCGGGCGCGCAGCCTTTCTGTGGGAAGGGTCGATTGCGCACAATGACGAAGGGGGGGAGATCCAGGCAGAAGGGGATCTGCGGATCCACCAGGTCAATTTGCGCCATCTGTTGTCGTCCTGGATCGGCGCCGGCCGGATCTCCGATGGTTTTTCGCAACCTGCGCAGTTGACGGCTCACTTGCGGTGGATGCCCGGAGCAGCGGGATCCGATCTGCTTGCCGACGACGTGAGAGCAGAGCTCGCGGATGTGTCCTTGCAGGGAGCCGGGTCGGTTCTCGGTATCGGGACGGCACAGGCACGATTTTCATCCACTCTGTCCGCGTCCCCGGTGACTGCCGCGCGCCTTGTGAGCGAACTGCCTTCTGCCTGGATATCGAATCAGTTGCGGGCGCAGTTCGCGGAACATGGTGTGGAGGGCGTGATCACGCTTCAATCCTTGTCGTTTGCCGGTGATATCGGCCCGGCCGCACAGCCGCGCATCAATGGCCTGCTGACGGTTCGAAATGGCCGGTTCACGCTTGGTCCGCAGTATCCTCCCGTCGAGGGCCTGTCTGTGAGCATGATGTACGATGCCGATCAATTGCGCATAACGGAGGTGCGCGCGCAATGCGGCCCCGTTCGGCTGACGGGTCAGGACCTGCTGATCACACAGTGGCTGACCGATCCGCACATCGATGCGAACATCAGAGGAGCGGCGCCGGTGGATGGGTTGGTGGAGACGGTGCGCCATCTGGATGAATTTCCGCTTCTGCGGGATCTGGTGGCCGATGTGGAGGACGCAGTCGGGAATGTTGAGATGATCGCACACGTGATGGGGCGACCGCTCAGCGGGCAACCGCTCGCCCTGGCGGATGCCGATCTCTGGTTACAACGGGGAGGAGGGCGTAGCGCCAGCTTGCCCATGCCGGTGCGGCAGGTGGACGCGCATGTCACAGTGACGCCGACTTTGGTGGCGATCGAGCGCCTTGACGGCTGGCTGGGGCCGGCTGCATTCCAGACGCATGGATCTGTGACCATGGTGGATGGCAAGGCCTATTCCGATGTGACGTTGGCAATGACTGCGGATGCGTCGGAGTTGCAATCCTGGTGGACAACGCGGAGCGAGGGCGCATTCATCCCAGAGATGGACGGCGTCATTCACCTGCGCGCAGCGGTGACGGGTGGGATTGGACACCCGCGAATCACGGGCAGAGTTGATCTCCGACGGGCTGGGGTGCGGCTGCAGAATTGGTTGACGAAGCCGCTGCAGGCTCCTGCCGCCATCGACTTCGAAGGGCAGCTTTCGCAAGACAACCGTTTGGTGGTCCGGCATGTCGGTCTCGGGTTTCCTCCGGTCATGATTACAGGATCCGGGACCATCGAGTTGGGCGGGGAGCGGGAGTTTTCGGCGCATGTGTCCTCAGGCCGGGTTGTCGTCGGCAGACTTCCGAAGGGCATCGTTCTGGGACCCCTTCGGGCGGGAACATTGGATGCAACCCTCGATATGGAAGGCCGGATGAACGACCGGGCCTCCTGGCGCACATCCGGCCAGGTCAAATTCGATGAGGGCACGGTCAAGGTGGAAACCCTCGACGAACCGATTCGAGACGCGTTTGTGACGCTGCGCTTCGATCACGACCTGATGCATATTCCGCGCATGGCGTTTCACGTGGGCGCGAGCGATCTCCGGATATCCGGCTCGATCGCGCAATGGGCCGATCATCCGCATGCGCGACTTGTCGTGGAGTCGTCTCAAATCGATCTCGCGTCCTTTGGTATGTCCCGGTCTCGCCAGCCGCGAACCACCGGCCATCGATCTTCAGACCCCCAGTGGACGGGTGCCACGCTGAACGCGTTTCTGTTCGCCGATCATGTCTATTACAAGAAGTTCCTGCTGACCGACCTCTCCACCAAAATTACCTGGGAGAATGAACTGCTGTCGGTCGAGCGGATCAGCGGGGACACGAACGAGGGCCAGCTTGCCGGGCAGGTCAAGATCCGCACGAACAACGGGCAGATGGCGCAGGCTCGCAGTATCTTTCGCGCCAGCGGCCTTCCGATCGAGCGTATCCTGGCGCCGTTCCAGGAGAAGCCGGTGCTCTCGGGATGGCTGACCACGTCAGGGAAAGTCCAGGCGGAATTTGAGCGAGGCGCGCTGCGGCCTGCCGCGCTGACCACCCGTCAGCCGCTTCAAATTCTGGTCCAGGACGGACACATGCATCAGGTCCCGGTGCTGTCCACCCTGCTGTCCCTGCTGAACCTGCCGGCCGTGTTGCAGGGGCAGGTCGACCTTGAAAAAGAAGGCATGCCGTTTGATCGGCTCAAGCTGGCTGGTTCTATCAACAACGGCGTGATTCGCGCGAAGGAGTTCCTGCTCGACAGCCCCGTGCTCAAAATCAGCGGAACGGGGCGGTACGACATCGTGGCGGATGAATTCGACATGGTGCTGGCGACCAGCCCGCTCGGATCGTATTCCGCGATCTTGAAACGCCTCCCTCTTTTCGGGCAGCTCCTGTCGGGGGATCGCCAGGGGTTTGATACCGCCGTGTTTGAACTGAAAGGATCGGCGAACCAACCGCAGTTGCGCTATCTCCCCACGGAATCGCTGATGACGGGCGTGAAGGGAACGGCCCAGTTGGCCTTCGACATTTTGGTCAATGCCATTACCTTGCCGCAGAAGGCCTTCTCAATTGCGGAAGAAGGCGCAACCGGAGGAGAGGAGGAAGGGGAGGAGGAGTTCTGA
- a CDS encoding alpha/beta fold hydrolase — translation MPSPKTTNNGGRTVIVPGIGNSGPRHWQTQWERQHPGWQRVQQRDWDHPVRTEWLQALETAVAGSSAPVVLIAHSLGCLLVAHWGQQPSVPVRAALLVAPPDPQGPAFPSAARGFETVPSDRLPFPSLVVASCDDLFGSVAYARRCAADWGSAFVEAGAIGHINAESDLGKWPAGFALLEQLLASS, via the coding sequence GTGCCAAGTCCTAAGACGACCAACAATGGGGGGAGGACTGTCATCGTGCCGGGCATCGGCAATTCAGGGCCTCGGCATTGGCAAACCCAGTGGGAACGGCAACATCCCGGCTGGCAACGCGTGCAGCAGCGCGATTGGGATCATCCTGTGCGTACGGAATGGCTGCAGGCGCTGGAGACTGCTGTGGCCGGGTCTTCTGCGCCGGTTGTGCTGATCGCTCATAGCCTGGGTTGTCTGCTGGTGGCTCACTGGGGGCAGCAACCCTCAGTTCCGGTACGCGCGGCCTTGTTGGTGGCTCCGCCTGATCCTCAAGGGCCTGCGTTCCCTTCTGCCGCGCGAGGGTTTGAGACGGTTCCATCGGACAGACTTCCCTTCCCCAGTCTCGTGGTTGCCAGTTGCGATGATCTTTTCGGATCGGTGGCCTACGCCAGGCGATGCGCGGCTGATTGGGGCAGTGCCTTTGTGGAGGCCGGCGCGATCGGTCATATCAATGCCGAGAGCGATCTTGGCAAATGGCCTGCCGGCTTCGCCCTGCTCGAACAGTTGTTGGCGTCCTCGTGA
- a CDS encoding TIGR03862 family flavoprotein, whose amino-acid sequence MNIAIVGGGPAGLMAAEAALAGGVQVALYDSMPSVGRKFLLAGKGGLNLTHSDPSDVFLTRYGERRAHVAPWLAGFGPDAVRKWAQALGIETYVGSSGRVFPTDMKAAPLLRAWLRRLRQAGLAIHVRHRWCGWDEKKALRFQTPQGQAAVRADAVILALGGGSWPQLGSDGAWVPVLAGRSIAIAPLRPANCGFDVGWTEHFRTKFAGHPMKTVGVVAKSPTGAVMRRMGEFVITGTGVEGGVIYAVAPFLRDEIEATGRGTLRLDLAPDRELPRLIKDLSQPRGKKTMATHLQRRAHIDGVKAGLLREIVSKEDFADPARLASAIKSLPLTLTAARPLQEAISTAGGVACEALDKRLMLKALPGVFCAGEMVDWEAPTGGYLLTACFASGRTAGAGAVAWLAERAERAKS is encoded by the coding sequence GTGAACATTGCCATTGTCGGGGGCGGACCGGCCGGGCTCATGGCCGCGGAAGCGGCGCTGGCCGGTGGCGTGCAGGTCGCACTCTACGACTCCATGCCCTCCGTCGGCCGGAAATTTCTTCTCGCCGGGAAGGGCGGGTTAAATCTAACTCACTCCGATCCGTCCGACGTATTTCTCACGAGATATGGCGAGCGGCGCGCGCACGTCGCTCCCTGGTTGGCCGGCTTCGGCCCGGATGCAGTCCGTAAGTGGGCGCAGGCACTCGGTATCGAGACCTACGTCGGGTCGTCGGGTCGCGTGTTCCCCACGGACATGAAGGCCGCCCCGTTGTTACGCGCGTGGCTGCGACGCCTGCGTCAGGCGGGATTGGCCATTCACGTGCGGCATCGCTGGTGTGGTTGGGATGAGAAGAAAGCGCTTCGCTTTCAAACGCCGCAAGGCCAGGCCGCTGTGCGGGCGGATGCCGTGATCCTGGCGCTGGGCGGGGGCAGCTGGCCGCAACTCGGGTCGGATGGCGCATGGGTGCCGGTGCTTGCCGGGCGCTCCATTGCGATTGCGCCCTTGCGACCCGCGAACTGCGGGTTTGATGTGGGGTGGACGGAGCACTTTCGAACGAAGTTCGCGGGACACCCAATGAAAACGGTCGGCGTGGTGGCCAAATCTCCGACCGGCGCGGTGATGCGCCGCATGGGGGAATTCGTGATTACCGGCACCGGTGTCGAAGGCGGAGTGATTTATGCCGTAGCCCCGTTTCTTCGCGATGAAATAGAGGCCACCGGCCGTGGTACGTTGCGGTTGGATCTGGCGCCGGACCGTGAACTGCCCCGTCTCATCAAAGATCTTTCCCAGCCGCGTGGAAAAAAGACGATGGCGACCCATTTGCAGCGCCGCGCGCACATCGATGGGGTGAAGGCCGGGCTGTTGCGGGAGATCGTGTCAAAAGAAGATTTTGCCGACCCGGCCCGGCTGGCGTCCGCGATCAAATCATTGCCGCTCACATTGACGGCGGCACGCCCGTTACAAGAGGCGATCAGCACGGCCGGCGGGGTGGCCTGTGAGGCGCTCGACAAGCGGCTGATGCTGAAGGCGCTGCCGGGAGTGTTTTGCGCAGGAGAAATGGTGGATTGGGAAGCGCCGACGGGCGGGTATCTGCTCACGGCCTGTTTTGCCAGTGGCCGGACCGCCGGTGCGGGGGCCGTGGCCTGGCTCGCGGAGCGCGCAGAACGTGCCAAGTCCTAA
- a CDS encoding GNAT family N-acetyltransferase — protein MPIHIAAAQPVDAPVIAKLVGDLLHEIVAAIKTPAFGFSLADTEARARAWLEDGRYTVLLARDEDCVAGFVALSECRALYAEGRFGIIPELYVRPDRRSQGVGGKLVTEAKRVARSNGWVRLEVTTPPLPEFDRTLAFYERQGFSISGGRKMKLSL, from the coding sequence ATGCCGATTCATATCGCCGCAGCACAGCCGGTCGATGCGCCGGTCATTGCGAAGTTGGTGGGAGACTTGCTGCATGAAATCGTGGCTGCGATCAAGACGCCCGCCTTCGGGTTTTCGTTGGCTGACACCGAAGCACGGGCTCGCGCCTGGCTGGAAGATGGAAGGTATACGGTGTTGCTGGCGCGGGATGAGGACTGTGTTGCAGGATTTGTCGCCCTGTCCGAATGTCGCGCGCTGTATGCGGAGGGGCGGTTCGGGATCATCCCGGAGTTGTATGTCCGTCCGGACCGGCGGTCGCAAGGTGTGGGAGGCAAGTTAGTGACGGAGGCTAAACGTGTGGCTCGCTCGAACGGCTGGGTCAGACTGGAAGTCACCACGCCGCCGTTGCCGGAGTTTGACCGGACCCTGGCATTTTATGAACGGCAGGGATTCAGTATCTCCGGTGGACGGAAAATGAAACTCTCGCTGTGA
- a CDS encoding Na+/H+ antiporter, whose amino-acid sequence MEGLHQLEIIILLLAVVLALTTIAQKISIPYPIFLVLGGLMLGVVPGLPAVTLHPDLVFLVFLPPILWAAAYFTSLREFRQNLRPISLLAVGLVLATTAGVAAVAHVLLPGMGWAEAIALGAIVSPPDAVSATAIGKRLRIPRRVVTILEGESLVNDATALVMYRAAVAAVMSGTFVFGGTVLNFLFAALAALAIGIGAAWGTRWALCATEDGYTQIGVTLLVPYIAWVIAESVHASAVLACVAGGITLRQYFSGAVAPATRLQARAVWELLIFILNGVIFILIGLQLGALRDAVPAGQYGPVLFAGLMVSATAILVRFFWVPLAALIPRWLSATLRARDPMPPWKGLFLISWTGMRGIVTLAAALALPMTTGSGAPFPFRSEIILISFTVILVTLVLQGLSLPPIIRWLRLEEEHELEREERLARQHAATAALTRLDQVVTENWVGMEQIERVRLRYLRRLEHLTQAGLEKDDHPDGSKASVQRLHHEALTAERLALIGLRDDGTISDEVLHQLEQELDVAALHQGVGERRAEKGRI is encoded by the coding sequence ATGGAAGGCCTGCATCAACTCGAAATTATTATCCTGCTGCTTGCGGTGGTGTTGGCCCTCACCACGATTGCGCAGAAGATCAGCATCCCGTACCCGATTTTTCTCGTGCTGGGCGGTCTGATGTTGGGGGTGGTGCCGGGCTTGCCGGCAGTGACGCTCCATCCGGACCTCGTGTTCCTGGTGTTTCTCCCGCCGATTCTCTGGGCGGCCGCCTATTTCACCTCGCTGCGGGAGTTCCGGCAGAACCTCAGGCCGATTTCCCTCTTGGCCGTCGGATTGGTGCTTGCCACGACCGCCGGCGTTGCCGCGGTGGCGCATGTCCTGTTACCCGGCATGGGCTGGGCGGAGGCCATCGCGCTGGGAGCGATTGTCTCGCCGCCGGATGCCGTGTCGGCCACCGCCATCGGGAAACGCCTGCGCATTCCTCGCCGCGTCGTCACCATTCTGGAAGGCGAAAGCCTGGTCAACGACGCCACCGCCCTGGTGATGTATCGGGCGGCCGTGGCGGCGGTGATGAGCGGCACGTTCGTGTTCGGGGGGACGGTCCTCAATTTTCTCTTCGCCGCACTGGCGGCGCTGGCCATCGGCATCGGCGCGGCCTGGGGCACCCGCTGGGCCCTCTGCGCGACAGAAGACGGGTATACGCAAATCGGGGTGACGTTACTCGTCCCGTATATCGCCTGGGTCATTGCCGAGTCGGTGCATGCCTCCGCCGTGTTGGCGTGTGTGGCAGGCGGGATCACGCTCCGTCAGTATTTCAGCGGCGCGGTGGCGCCGGCGACGAGGTTGCAGGCCCGCGCTGTGTGGGAGCTGTTGATCTTCATTCTGAACGGCGTGATTTTTATTTTGATCGGTCTGCAACTGGGGGCTCTCCGGGACGCCGTGCCCGCCGGGCAGTACGGCCCTGTCCTGTTCGCCGGACTCATGGTGAGCGCGACGGCGATCCTCGTGCGGTTCTTCTGGGTGCCGCTGGCTGCTCTTATCCCACGGTGGCTGAGCGCCACTCTGCGCGCGCGTGATCCGATGCCTCCATGGAAGGGGCTGTTTCTCATTTCCTGGACCGGCATGCGGGGCATCGTCACCCTGGCGGCGGCCTTGGCGCTTCCGATGACGACCGGCAGCGGCGCGCCTTTTCCCTTCCGGTCGGAAATTATCCTGATCAGTTTTACGGTGATCCTGGTGACGTTGGTACTGCAGGGACTCTCACTTCCGCCGATCATCCGGTGGTTGCGCCTCGAAGAGGAACATGAACTGGAGCGGGAGGAACGCTTGGCGCGACAGCATGCGGCGACCGCGGCGTTGACTCGACTGGATCAGGTCGTGACGGAAAACTGGGTGGGCATGGAGCAGATCGAACGCGTGCGATTGCGATATCTTCGTCGATTGGAACATCTCACTCAGGCCGGGTTGGAGAAGGATGACCATCCCGACGGAAGCAAGGCAAGCGTCCAGCGCCTGCACCATGAAGCGCTCACGGCCGAACGGCTTGCCCTGATCGGGCTTCGGGACGACGGCACGATCAGCGACGAAGTGCTGCATCAGTTGGAGCAGGAACTGGATGTCGCCGCGCTGCATCAGGGCGTCGGCGAGCGGCGCGCGGAAAAGGGCCGGATCTAA
- a CDS encoding aldo/keto reductase: protein MLTTYNQVPLPSFMYGTAWKKDATTQLVQQAVAAGFTAIDTANQLIHYQESLVGEALLALAHQGTPRERLFVQTKFTPVNGQDHRTPYDAQADLTTQVKQSFESSLAHLHTGYLDSYVLHGPYARRGLSEADWEVWAAIESIYAAGNTKMIGISNVSAEQLKLLCERAAHKPMVVQNRCYAALGWDRDVREICRTHGIIYQGFSLLTANRDIFAEPEVRAMAAKYGMGLAQLVFRFAMQVGMLPLTGTTNPQHMSEDLQSDQFTILPEDLQRLETIGV from the coding sequence ATGTTGACGACCTACAATCAGGTGCCTCTTCCCTCGTTCATGTACGGGACGGCGTGGAAAAAAGATGCGACGACACAGTTGGTGCAACAGGCCGTGGCGGCGGGGTTCACGGCGATCGATACGGCCAACCAGCTGATCCACTACCAGGAATCCCTGGTCGGCGAGGCGTTGTTGGCGTTGGCACATCAGGGCACGCCTCGTGAACGGCTGTTCGTGCAGACGAAGTTTACGCCGGTCAACGGCCAGGATCATCGGACGCCCTATGACGCACAGGCCGATCTCACCACCCAGGTGAAGCAATCGTTCGAGAGTTCACTGGCGCATTTGCACACCGGTTATCTCGATTCGTACGTGTTGCACGGGCCCTATGCCCGGCGCGGGTTGAGCGAGGCGGATTGGGAAGTCTGGGCTGCAATCGAAAGTATCTATGCGGCGGGAAACACGAAGATGATCGGCATCAGCAACGTCTCGGCGGAGCAGCTCAAGCTGCTGTGCGAACGGGCCGCGCATAAACCCATGGTCGTACAGAATCGTTGTTACGCCGCCCTGGGTTGGGATCGAGACGTGCGGGAGATCTGCCGGACTCATGGGATCATCTATCAGGGATTCTCGTTGCTCACGGCCAACCGGGACATCTTTGCCGAACCAGAGGTGCGCGCCATGGCTGCCAAATACGGCATGGGCCTGGCGCAACTGGTGTTCCGATTTGCGATGCAGGTCGGCATGCTGCCGTTGACCGGCACGACCAATCCCCAGCATATGAGCGAAGATCTCCAATCCGATCAGTTCACCATTTTGCCTGAGGATCTTCAGCGGCTTGAAACGATCGGGGTATAA
- a CDS encoding short chain dehydrogenase produces MRVIVIGGTGTIGSAVVKLLSTRHEVVAVGHKRGAFHVDLASPDSITSLFKAVGTCDAVVSAAGIAKFSSLDDLTYDDYLIGLKNKLMGQANLVRIGRPFVTNHGSFTLTSGVLSQNPIKGSASISMVNAGLEGFVRAAAIDMPRGIRVNVVSPPWVTETLLARGMDPSIGIPADRVAQAYLASVEGTMTGQTLDPGQITA; encoded by the coding sequence ATGCGAGTGATCGTCATCGGAGGAACAGGCACCATCGGATCGGCCGTCGTGAAGTTGCTGTCGACGCGGCATGAGGTGGTGGCGGTCGGCCACAAAAGAGGCGCGTTTCACGTGGACCTGGCCTCGCCGGATTCCATCACCAGCCTGTTTAAGGCGGTCGGCACCTGTGATGCCGTGGTCAGCGCCGCAGGGATCGCCAAGTTTTCGAGCCTCGACGATCTGACCTATGACGACTACTTAATCGGCCTGAAGAATAAACTCATGGGCCAGGCGAATCTCGTGCGGATCGGCAGACCGTTCGTGACTAACCACGGCTCCTTCACACTCACCAGCGGTGTCCTCAGCCAGAATCCCATAAAGGGCAGCGCCTCCATCAGCATGGTCAATGCCGGATTGGAAGGATTTGTCCGCGCCGCCGCCATCGATATGCCGCGCGGCATCCGCGTGAACGTCGTCAGCCCTCCCTGGGTGACAGAAACATTGCTCGCCAGAGGCATGGACCCCTCCATCGGCATTCCTGCCGACCGCGTCGCGCAAGCCTATCTGGCGAGCGTCGAAGGCACCATGACCGGACAGACGCTGGATCCCGGACAGATCACCGCCTAA